A stretch of the Lolium perenne isolate Kyuss_39 chromosome 3, Kyuss_2.0, whole genome shotgun sequence genome encodes the following:
- the LOC127343792 gene encoding probable glutamate carboxypeptidase LAMP1, which produces MSRLDAASLLSLSPPPTKPHRRRRLLSSMLAIVGGAVALFLFVVLGSPSNPSTNYASLLLSLGSNDTAATHLRALTLHPHVAGTKANSLTAAYVLDALSSLSFPAHITPYSVLLSYPVHRSLSLSAPGRATKSFSLSQETYPDDPYASAAAEAIPTFFAYSASGSVSAEAVYANYGREEDFAYLASAGVDVAGKVALARYGRIHCEDIVHNARAAGAAAALVYTDPLEYGGPPGEGSFPDTRWLPPTGVQVGSLFRGVGDPTTPMWASSEGCERVSVEDAMATDDMPGIPALPVSAQDAAEIQRVLGGAVAPADWQGRDGSPVYRLGPGPAVLNLTYQGNDTMATIENVFAVIEGSEEPDRYVILGNHRDAWTFGAADPNSGTAAMIELAQRFSVLQKHGWRPRRTIIFCSWDAEEYGLTGSTEWVEENREMLSTRAVAYLNVDVSVVGQGLLPSTTPQLDELLLETIKLVQDPDNSSQTVYDAWVKSSVSPTIGRLGNGGSDYAAFVQHVGIPSTNMAFGEGPGYPVYHSLYDDFVWMEKFADPGFRRHVAAASIWGIMALRLADEEIIPFNYMSYTTELEAYTKVVEKAIKGTPVSCSPLYNSIKALERAATSVDSERKDIQRELSSKQLSKDSIKIRGLNDRLMQAERAFTNREGIFKQEWYKHLIYGPSEQNDWDTASYPGIADAIATARSTNTSASWKLVQHEIHRVARAVTQASAVLSGNLT; this is translated from the exons ATGTCCCGCCTCGACGCCGCCTCACTCCTCTCCCTCTCGCCTCCGCCGACCAAACCACATCGCCGGAGGCGCCTCCTCTCCTCCATGCTCGCCATCGTTGGCGGCGCCGTAGctctcttcctcttcgtcgtccTCGGTTCCCCGTCGAACCCGTCCACCAACTAcgcctccctcctcctctccctcGGCTCCAACGACACCGCCGCCACCCACCTCCGCGCCCTCACCCTCCACCCGCACGTCGCCGGCACAAAGGCCAACTCCCTCACCGCCGCCTACGTCCTCGACGCGctctcctccctctccttccccgcGCACATCACGCCCTACTCCGTCCTCCTCTCCTACCCCGTCCAccgctccctctccctctccgcgCCGGGCCGCGCCACCAAGTCCTTCTCCCTCTCCCAGGAAACCTACCCCGACGACCCCTACGCGTCCGCCGCGGCGGAGGCCATACCCACCTTCTTCGCCTACTCCGCCTCCGGGTCCGTGTCCGCGGAGGCCGTGTACGCCAACTACGGCCGCGAGGAGGACTTCGCCTACCTCGCCTCCGCGGGCGTCGACGTCGCCGGCAAGGTGGCGCTCGCGCGGTACGGCAGGATCCACTGCGAGGACATCGTGCACAACGCGCGCGCGGCGGGCGCCGCGGCCGCCCTCGTGTACACCGACCCGCTCGAGTACGGCGGCCCGCCCGGGGAGGGCTCGTTCCCCGACACGCGCTGGCTGCCGCCCACCGGCGTGCAGGTGGGGAGCCTGTTCCGCGGCGTCGGCGACCCgaccacgccgatgtgggcatccTCCGAGGGGTGCGAGCGCGTCAGCGTGGAGGACGCCATGGCCACCGACGACATGCCGGGCATCCCGGCGCTCCCGGTGTCGGCGCAGGACGCGGCGGAGATCCAGCGCGTTCTCGGGGGAGCCGTGGCGCCGGCGGACTGGCAGGGCCGGGACGGCAGCCCCGTGTACCGCCTTGGGCCAGGGCCGGCCGTTCTGAACCTCACCTATCAA GGAAATGATACAATGGCGACGATTGAGAATGTCTTCGCCGTGATCGAAGGTTCAGAAGAGCCGGACAG GTATGTTATCCTAGGTAACCATCGTGATGCCTGGACGTTTGGAGCAGCTGATCCCAATAGTGGAACAGCAGCTATGATCGAG TTAGCTCAAAGATTCTCAGTGCTGCAAAAGCATGGATGGAGACCTCGAAGGACCATCATTTTCTGTAGCTGGGATGCGGAAGAGTACGGATTG ACAGGATCCACTGAATGGGTTGAGGAAAACAGAGAGATGCTCTCTACCAGAGCTGTTGCATACCTAAATGTAGACGTTTCAGTAGTTGGTCAGGGGTTACTCCCGTCTACAACTCCCCAACTTGATGAGCTCCTCCTGGAAACAATTAAATTG GTTCAAGATCCTGACAATTCTTCTCAGACGGTGTATGATGCATGGGTCAAATCCAGTGTTTCTCCCACG ATTGGGCGACTAGGCAACGGAGGATCAGATTATGCAGCATTCGTCCAACATGTTGGTATTCCATCAACCAACATGGCGTTTGGAGAAG ggccaggaTATCCGGTTTACCACTCTCTATACGATGACTTCGTGTGGATGGAGAAGTTTGCAGATCCTGGGTTCCGTAGGCATGTTGCAG CTGCTAGCATCTGGGGAATTATGGCTTTGAGACTTGCTGATGAAGAGATCATACCCTTCAACTACATGTCCTACACAACCGAGCTTGAG GCATACACAAAGGTAGTAGAGAAGGCGATCAAGGGGACGCCAGTCAGTTGTTCCCCATTGTACAACTCAATCAAAGCTCTGGAAAGGGCAGCTACCAGCGTAGACAGTGAGCGAAAG GATATCCAAAGGGAACTGTCAAGCAAGCAGCTTAGCAAGGATTCAATCAAGATCCGAGGACTCAACGACCGACTTATGCAGGCAGAGCGAGCCTTCACTAACAGGGAAGGTATCTTCAAGCAAGAATGGTACAAACATCTG ATCTATGGACCTTCAGAACAGAACGACTGGGATACCGCGTCGTATCCTGGTATAGCCGATGCCATAGCCACCGCGAGGAGCACCAACACTTCAGCATCCTGGAAGCTCGTGCAGCACGAGATTCACAGAGTAGCCAGGGCCGTGACACAAGCATCTGCTGTGCTCAGTGGAAACCTCACATGA